The window ATGCTCGTCCCCTAAAAACTATATACTTGCCCGCTTGTGGGTGcgtttacatatatatttatatgcgCATACACTTGCAAACAGATATAAATACTTGTAAATGCATTAaaacacatatatgcatatatgtatatatatatatatatatatatatatatatatctgcatatatatgtggagCTACGTACGTGCAAACGTATGAGGATTTGAGTTGGcgtgctctctctgtatctgcCTGTTGAGGCGTTGATCCGACCGTGTCCTCAAACATTGGGGGTTCCGAGAATTGTTAGAGGGTTCATCTCTGGGCGTGTTACGATTCGCTTCCACACCTACGAGGACGGAAAACTCCGAATAGGTGAAGCGGTCGCGTTGCTTTTATCGCAACAGCGAACCCTCTTCAAGAGTTTTTCGAATGTGACGCGTCTCCATCGCGGCCCCTTCCGGAGTTTCGCAAGAAGACGGTCTTGTAATCGCAACGTATCTCCAAATTCATCTGTGCGCAGACCTACGCGTTCAAAGTATACTCGcagatacatacacatatgtatatatatatatatatgtatgcatatttATGCGTGCGTATATAAACAGAGATGTGCATCAACAGTGGACTCATGTCGTCTGCCTGCAACACGTAGCTGCACCCTGCACCGAATTGTCCCTGTATGtattatatacatatacatatacacatatacatatatatatatatatatatatgtatatatatatatatatgtatatgtatatgtatatatatgtgtatatatacatatacatatatatatatatatatatgtatatatatatgtgtatatgtgtatgtatatatatgtgtatatatatatgtatatatatgtaaaggTGGATGTGGatgtgtgcatatgtatgtttgGTGTTGGGTTGTCACCGTGCGACGGCGGtggtttctttttccagccGAGGCCTTACGAGTGTATCTTGTGCTTCCGTCCCGCCGACTCGCTTTCCCGATCGTGTCCGCGGTTTTGCTTGCGTGCGCAGATCCAGTTGCTGGCGCAGCTGTCGAACTTTGAAGGGAATGTGTACACGCGGGCGATGCGTCGCCGGCGGCTGGCTTCTCAGCCCGTTGACCTCGCTCAGGCTGCCGGAGCGAACAACGGGGCGCGAGATCTCTTTCGACTGTGGAGTGTTGACCACAAGCGAAGGCCCGCGGGGGAGCCAGGTACGCAAGACGCGCACTGGGCATCGTTTTTTGTCGGCGCTTGCATTAATTCGACACAGCCGTTTTTTTtcggaaagggaagagggtCCGACTCGGGGGCgtcctccgtcgctctcgctgttcCGCTTCCCACGCTCGCCACCCAAAGGCGAGGCAAAAGCGCTCGTCCCCGTGTCCTCGCTGGAATCCGATCCCCCCATGTGGAATCCGTGTCTCCGGTGTGTCCCTCGGGCGTGGCGTGTCTGCAGCTGAGGATAACAACAGCCCTCGGCTGCTGCAGCTCGGCGGTccgaaggcggcggagcgcACGGGCGGTCCTCTCAGTTCAGTTTGGTCTGCAGTGCGCGGCCTCGGAGGACGTgccgcagagagcgcggacGCCGCCAAGAGCCGCCCGTGTCTCGAACAGACTCTGCCTTCCGACAAAACCCTGTTTTTGACAGACGTCGCTCCGGccgcaggcgaaggaaaagctTCCCAGACTCTCGTCCTGCTCCCGTTCGCGCGCGTCGTTCCTCCCCCTCGCCGGCGGCCGGCTCCCGGGCCCCAGCAAGAGGGTAAGCTCGAccacaggagacaaaaaagcgTCAACAcaggaacagaggaaagagaccgagaaggcaaggaagaCACGTACCCGGAACTGACGACGGCGGCACGGGTGTTTCGGCGATAGGGAGAGGCGGGCATTTGGGCACAGGTCGGTCGGGGAGCCGAGCACGCGTTGAAGACGCCCGGAACAGAGTCGTAACcgcgaggcgcatgcatttgcCCTGTGCGTGTGAGTGGTCTGGTGgcgttctttctcgtggCGCACAGTTTAGTTTCGatgtctcctttttgcttTCTTGTCCCCAGCTCCAGCTGCCGCGCCGAGCCAGTGCTACCTGTTCAGCTGCGGGTCGTCGGCGCCTCCGTGCGTGCCTCCCGCACCGACGTCGTTCGCGTGGAGCAGTCCGTGTCGAGCGTCGGCGTCGAACGGAGAGCTGCTGTCTTCCGTGGGAGCGTCGAGCGCCGCGCTGAACCGTCGGCAGGAGTCTGTGGAGTCTTCGCAGCTCGGCTCCTTCTGCGCGTCGGAAGGTCCGGACCGTAGGGCTGTGcgcgagcggaagaagcccACGACGGTGAAGATCTGCCTGGACGAAGCAGGGTCGGGGCAGCCGGCGGTCCTCCGGGCGTTTTCGGGTGTCAGCGCGAGTGCGCTGTCCGCTGGCGACGTGCACCgcgagaggagcagagaaaaacgagaagacgggagagaaagtgaGGTCCGCGAacccgacgcgcgcgcgatTCTGGTCGGGGAAAACATGAAACCCGTGTGCCTGAACTTTTCCAAGGACGCGAGTGAGGCCAGGGTGTACGTGACCGACCttgacgaggacgagaaggccgcgCTGGGCGTCGCATCGGAGGCAAGccccgagaaaaaaactcCCGACCGGAGTCTCGTCGATCCGCGTCTCCAGTGCCAACAAATGCAACTCGAACTGCAACAGATGCAACTCGAGCAACTCCAGCTCCAGCAAGAAATccagcgagaggcgctccTCCAGGCGCGGCCTGTGCccctcttcgcgcctcccgcctctcccgcgccaagaagcgagaggaccATCCCCTGTCAGGTGCCGATCTCCGTTCGCGTGGAACTCCCCGCCGACGCGCTCAAAAAGGCCCTGGGACCAGACCCAGATCGGGCAAGCGAGCTAGGAACTGACCGGCCCAGTCGCCAGGTGTCTGGGTCTCTGTTGATCACTCCGCAGCCAGGCGGCGACCGCAGACTCGCGCCTCCCATGCCGTTCTGTGGAGGCGCAAAGCCGTTCCAGATGGCTCCGCGGCCACTGCCTGGCTCGGCGGCTGGCTCGGCGCCGTCCAAGCCGCTGCCAAAACCGGTGGGGATTCTCGCGTACGCGATGCCCAGACCCGCGCCCGCCCCGGTCAGGTACGACGGCGcacgcttcgccttcctcccgaTGGCGCAGCCAGCGCACATCGCTCCCCCGAAGCCTGCAGCGCCTTATCCCCTCGAGGTGACCTTGCAAGTCCCAAACCTCCTCTGCCAGCAGCGCACGAGCACTGACCGACAGCGCGGCTGCAACTGGAACGCCTGCCTCCCAGAGCCTCtgggagggaaagaggatTCTGCGTGGTCCTGCTGGCCGGAGCAGGCGCGACTCTCCAGCAACGAGAGCCGCGTCGGGAACTCCGCACTCTTCTGCGCAGACAAGGCTCCTGGTGGGGACTTGAAGCGACAGTTTGGACCCGCGCCGGTGAGTCCAAAAAGACACCCCCTGCAAAGAGACGTTCTAAAcggtcgcgcctctcccgagAAGCTGACGAAAAACAGCCACAGGGGAACTCCTCCTAGAGGCTCGCCCTGTCGAAAAGCGTAGATCTGGTAGAATATAGAGACACATGCATATTGGTGTGTAGAGTCGACTATTTTATGCTAACAAATATCAGTGTTCCGCGTAACGTTGGCACGTgcgggacgagagagcgtCTGGTCTGGGGCAGCCTTCGCACCGGAGAAACCCAGGAAGAGCCGCTAACGTCGgcgctcgcgttttcgtgtctttttcgtcttgcGGCGCTCAGCCCCAGGGACTCGTTCCTCCGCCCCCGTCGGCACAAGCCCGCGTCCGAGACGGTCCAGTCTTCAACCGCCAGCGCACAAACAAGTTGTAAATCGGAGCGCGCTCAAAGGCCAAAACAGCCATTCCCGCGTCGGTCTGGAAGCTCAAAAGTCTCGGAGAAGGATCCTTCAGacgcttcgcctttctgtaCATGCAAATGCCATGTGGATGCACGGATCTACTTATACGTGCGTGCACACACAAGTGCGACTACGCAAATCGAACCGCtggcagagggagaagacgctcgTGTTGCGCACACGGccatacgtatatatatatgtctgtgtGAAGCGACTTGGCGTTCTCTCGggagtgtctctgtgtcATTCGTGATTTTTCAGCGGGGCAGCCGcggggaacgagagaagggggCAAACAGTTGCGAACCCAATAAATTTTGTTTTCAAACAAAAGCGACGctgccttccgttttccgtgGAAAGATGCCAATTAACCAGAACCTGTTCTTCTTAAGCTCCCAAAAAGTGAATCCCCCGTTCAGAAGTTACCCGACGCGTTTCACCCGTACAGTTCGCGCTGTGTGGAGTGTGCGCCCGGCGGCCCCAAGTGTTTGCCAGTTGAGAGGTTGAGAGGAGACCAGGCTGACAGACATGGGCGAAACAGTTTTGCGAGAGCGCCAACTAGGAAGGGATCAAAACTGCAGCTGTCTTCGTGAGAGGCTTCCACTGTGGTGGCGAGAAACTATCTTGCCAGGCGACGCACAAGAGAGACTTCCGCTCTGCGGTTCCTGCGTTCCCGACGCCCCCAGGCGTGTTTcggtttgcctctctgcgcatAGGACGCCTGgctcttttctgtgtgcaCTGCGTAGGGCCTGACACGGCGCCTCGGAGAAATggaaacagaggcgagaagaaaggaccAAAACATGCCTGACTGGCCAGGATTGCGGTTCGTGGGCACgtagagaggagacagcagagaacggTCGAGACAAGCACATCTGTACAAACACAAAAAAGTCCTTTCTCctggaaagcagagacacggcAAACCGTCTGTACATGCGTGCCTGTATAGATCTCGTAAGAATTAGAGGTACACCTGTCATCCGGTTGTTTCTTCCCAGGGATaaaagacagggaagcaGGGATACGCTGCGAAAAACCAAGCGAGGCACATATGCGCGCCTGGCGGCCGCCTCGTGTCAATGTGA is drawn from Neospora caninum Liverpool complete genome, chromosome X and contains these coding sequences:
- a CDS encoding Apicomplexan specific protein, related, which gives rise to MKGANLLEQGYIHQDSCPNGAFEDHETDSSLSDDDDESVREPRSGFQCCADRRCTTWFDLRSWFGYLSTDLPSADFQACFTDVAHGGIGLFEKLVVLGGKTLETFAEIHFYEQWASSARPYVPRELAEAVGEDAPRLLWAQKRVERTTTAQALYAFGKSYLSTAQDLPTRQAVAKYVKACAGFACQSTDTENLYKWMPILVEHVYWIQRVRTEADTNANNLLQDLQEYLGYRHDQLLPRIRECLRNRLVPQRSDTPTGKELIRLYAADYFGVLAQEGGIEKKSQAVWIDEELDMFMEGPAIPLFSVLVMSLQPFLMTNDSQELPAADTFVATFYSLVAACWVLSTEDRVKIWMPALIQRLRQIQLLAQLSNFEGNVYTRAMRRRRLASQPVDLAQAAGANNGARDLFRLWSVDHKRRPAGEPAEDNNSPRLLQLGGPKAAERTGGPLSSVWSAVRGLGGRAAESADAAKSRPCLEQTLPSDKTLFLTDVAPAAGEGKASQTLVLLPFARVVPPPRRRPAPGPQQEAPAAAPSQCYLFSCGSSAPPCVPPAPTSFAWSSPCRASASNGELLSSVGASSAALNRRQESVESSQLGSFCASEGPDRRAVRERKKPTTVKICLDEAGSGQPAVLRAFSGVSASALSAGDVHRERSREKREDGRESEVREPDARAILVGENMKPVCLNFSKDASEARVYVTDLDEDEKAALGVASEASPEKKTPDRSLVDPRLQCQQMQLELQQMQLEQLQLQQEIQREALLQARPVPLFAPPASPAPRSERTIPCQVPISVRVELPADALKKALGPDPDRASELGTDRPSRQVSGSLLITPQPGGDRRLAPPMPFCGGAKPFQMAPRPLPGSAAGSAPSKPLPKPVGILAYAMPRPAPAPVRYDGARFAFLPMAQPAHIAPPKPAAPYPLEVTLQVPNLLCQQRTSTDRQRGCNWNACLPEPLGGKEDSAWSCWPEQARLSSNESRVGNSALFCADKAPGGDLKRQFGPAPPQGLVPPPPSAQARVRDGPVFNRQRTNKL